The following is a genomic window from Danaus plexippus chromosome 28, MEX_DaPlex, whole genome shotgun sequence.
AATAACACATGATGATCAGCCATCTCCTGTTGATGACTATAGATGTTTCTTAAGTAAAGTCAAATAACACAGTCTGTAGTacgtaatacaatatataaatactgttaagaaaaaatattgtctcaTAAAGACATGCAGAGACAGTTACTACAATgattcgtttaaaataaattaataaaagtataataaaattacaaagacACCCCTTTATAAATTACCAGACTAAAAatttgtactttttttttaataattcaaattaagaattaaatgataaaagaatttaatttaatgtaaaaagcGTTTGGTGGTTAGATTATACTCTTTCACTGCCTAAGGCATATCGGGCAAGTGTACACTATGGGTACATGTGAGTAATTCCATCCGCTTTAGGCTAAGCCACATGGATATACGTATTTTTTCCCACAGTGCACCCTCGCCTCTCATcacttcatatttataattgtacaGTTATATTCAAAAGTTACCAAACGtatatatgtgtttaaaatattcaaatactaTGAAggtaggtatataaaatagttaatattatcaatttaaatttttttacctctctattcttataatttatataaaatataaatcggtCAACATAGTTGTTTCATTTagaacaatataatatgtggAATTATTATCTTTCGGTTATTGTCTTTCTTCACATACTCGTGTCAACATCACAGGACCAATCATTACGATGTGTCGGAAGCGTTCAGTTATTGTAGtctatctatatttacttttgtaGAAAGGTGAGTTCTGTACAATAACTATCAGGGGGTGATGAgtgatgaataaaattttttctgTCTGTATGTtcgttatagaaaaaaaaacgactCAACGGATTTTAACGAAACTGGGTACAATGATTCTTCATACTTCTGGTCAGGTTATAGTATACTTTTCATCACGCTACGATAAATGGGGGCAGAGCAGTAAAGGGAAATGTTGGGAACTCTGAAAAAGGTACTAATTTGTTAAGCTTCCGTTGCGTGTGCAGCTTTATGGTTAAAGCGACAAAGAAATCATGTATCACGGAAATGTTCTCccttaaattatagaaataattccACACGACAGCATATGTCTATCTTTTATGGTTGACTCACAATAACACTCGTAACTCCCGACAGCTTAGCAGTTCCGAGTTTTTTGATTATATGTCTACTCTTACGTTTATAACACTCACTCATCCCTAATTAAAGTTAACAATATTacctattcaataaaaaaagaattatataaatcgtATGTAAGTTATATGTAATGCGCTATTAAGCCATCGCGCGTGAGTACTGAATCATGCTATAAggattatttttgtgtaacggTCGCCGCTCTCGACGCGGCGCGGCGGGACGTATAAAAAGGTGGGGGGTCTGAGCGCGAGCTTCATACAATGTTTGCCTATTGATGCGAATAGATGTCTAGAGTGTTCGTCCTTATTGACAGATAGTATTAATATCAAGCAcgagtaaaaaaattacttaaaaacaaacaaaaatgccAAGATCGAGatgaaaatttgaaatttaacgcTATcatcacaaaaattttaccgCATCAAACAAAGGTTTGTCTTTTACTACTGAGAGCAATCCGTTCACCTTGATTCcccatttttataattcatactTAGTGTACTCCGATCTCCTTCAGTTTTAAGTATTGAGATGTCCTCGAACCTTAACTTTTAGGGCTTTATGAAGTAAAAAGGTAAGACAACTGAAAGGAAACTAGATGTCAATCTTTTCCTCGTCGGCTTTTCTCGCATCCGGACGAAGTAATACGTTGCCTCTTTCTACATGCAAACAGAAAAGGATTAGAACACATTTCCCGCATCTGTGTCTCCTTCTAATCTTTCTTAATCAGTTACAGAGATGGTTCCTCTATATCCCCCACGGTTTTATTTCCACCTTCTTACGGAAGCACTATCCAGTTGACATTAAAGAAAACTGGTGTGCCTCGGATAAAATACTCTAAAAACTGCGGATTCaaacctttttaataaaaatatttaggtccaTTAGTCTCAGAGTTGCAAGAGAATTTATCACATGATTGAAACCGAAATGATAATAGACAAAATAGTAGCCATTGTTGTTTATagactaaaaaaatttaagatttctGAGAAATACGAACAGTAGTAGTAATTTTTGTACAACTTTTTAAATGTGgagatagaaataaaaacaggactcattttaaaagtttgaaaacaatttatttaatttaattattagtttttaatttcaatatgtgtatttttcgAATCACTAAGGTaatgctataaaaaaattcatcaacAATTTCTCCAGTTAGCCGTGTAACAAGGCAGACTGCTGATGTCAGCGGTTTGCATCCCTTCCTGTCGACCGTCAGAGTCCACACAGTAGCAGCTGCCACGTCGACATTGTATTGGACGGAAGTTACCGTTGGAGCAACAGCGGGGAAGCTCCGACGAACTCATTAGAGACGATGTTATCGCGCATTCTGATAATAGAGAGAAACGAATTTATAAAACCctgtagaattttttttatttcatttaaatataacacttaCTGCAATCCATGTCATCATATTCGGGCGTATTTATTCTCGCTTCGAAATTTCCAATCCTAGCATTCCGTTCATTAATACAtacttttctataaaaataaaatgtttcaaatatatataaatatacaatataataacaatgaaagTTTCCTATACTTAATCAAACCTATCTATGAGAACAATGAATTGTAGGTGAACCagaaatgattataatattatttcgtttaGGTTGATCTATTCTTGCacttatcttaattataatttaatggaatTTAAAGGCCTTCGCTGGTAGGTTGCGGTAAAATTTCTGATGAAGCCACATGAATTATGGCTTTGAAAAGTTACACTTAAATTTTAGTCTTCTTCGATATGTCAATGTTTTGTTTGTCGAGTGCATGGTAACGGAAAAACAAAAAGGCGTGATTAGGCTCAACTAATGGGCTAGCCACCGACGAAAAGTAAGAAATGGTAGGGCGTATTCCCGCCTCCTTCCCAGCCTCCCCCTGCGGATTAACGGAGAAGACTGACTCCCTTTTCTGCTCCACCGACTCTTTGCGCAATCACCTGCTCACAGAAGGATGCCCTGGTGACCCACCACTGTGCGGAGACAGGACCATGAAGGGCATTTTTCTAGAGTGTAATGAACCATATTCATCGGCTCGTCACGGTTCTGTGAGGGGGGAGGTTTGCCTCCCTTCTAGCGATCTTGTGCTAGAACCCACTGAAGCATCCATGTCCCGTAATTACCTGCACAAGACTGAACGTCAGTGTTCCGTGTAGACGGGTGTTTCACGGATCAACGTGTGGCGAATCGCGAAACTATCATCAACTCAGTGAGGAGAAAACGCAGCTACTCCTCTCTCCATCAAATCTGATCCAAAATGTCTCCGCCCGGTGACAGTACACCCGATTGAGAATTTCCCACCTTTATATCCCAAAGTTTGGCTACAGTGAAGCTGACCGTGCTATACCATCTGATCACCCTTACCGCTAAGGTCTTCTGCGCTTAAGCAAAAAGGCTTTGGAGCTAGCGGTGATTGTTCCAGACTCAGAAGCTATATCTGTTATCTCTTTCCAGTCCACCACTACCTTGAAATTAATAAGTCGTAATTGCTTATTTTGGTTAAGACTCAGAGTTATTGGAGTTCTAGCGAGAAACAGCGATACTTGGAGCGATAAAGcagttttatttgatgtttcGAATGCTTGCGACAAGTTCTGATACGATAAAATTTGCACGATTGGTAGCTGTGGCATAGCTATTCATATGGGCTATTGGCGGTCATCGCAAGGTACTCTAAGGGTACAGTCTTTCCGCATCCCTATTTTTTGCTGCACATTAATGACCTGCTATTAGTGATCGGTCATTCAGATACAGGCCCCGTTGTAAAGTGATTGCAATCCAAATTTGAACCCCATCCGTATTAAAGTAAGTTTGAAAGATAGTTTTGATAGATCTTGTAAATTTCACACTTCTGGCAGTTTCCGAGTACGACGATGCCAAACTAGTTAAATGTAAAGCCCCCAAAATATAAGCATAGGCCTTGGGCAGTAGGGATATCCATTCAGCTTGACTCCATTTTGCCAAAAATTTCTTGAAATGCACCGACCAATCTCAGTTCTTGGTACTAAAATTTCGTCAAAAGATAACTGCCCCCGATACATTTAATTCAAAGGTCATGGACAATGTGGTCATGATGGTCAACAGctgtcttaatataaataagcaaGTTATCTAACCAAAATAGTTACAACGTGAGATGTAAGACTATTTGATCGTTCATGACATCAAAGAGgcacttattattatttttatattaatacttacgttccatttgaatttattaatgtccGTCCGAACGTCCCGTCAGGTAAGCAGTTGATGGAAGTGAAACTTGAGAAATAGTCAACATTATAACCATCTTTTTTACTTTGGTCTATCAGTTGCCGCCTTTCGTTGACGCTCTCGTAGCATGGCGTCGTGTATTGGAATGGACGCTGGGATACGTTTCTCGGACGAAAAAGATCCAAATCAGCTTCATCTGAAAGttgaaaatacattatttttatggtcTCAAAGAAAACCATGCCCATATTTTTTCCCACGGCTAATTATTTAGTACAGAATTATCTGGTTAGGTTAGTTAAAAAGGTATTCTATGCCCTGTACTAGGTAAAAAACGATCAGTATTAGAGGACACAGGGCTTTATCATATCGTCACAATTGAGGACATTTTAATTGCACAGCAAATTATTatggaattataatattttgtgtaataattCTTACAACATGGCAAATCCGTAATCGCTTTCTCATCCAAATCTATGACTTCTGTGCCAGTCTTGATCCCAGTTATTTTATCAACACAATGACATTTCCTGTCAAAGCATTGTACCGGGTTGAAGTTGCCGTCGGATGTACATCGCAATGTTACGACTGGGTAGGGAACGCTATTGGAAATGGTTTTCTGGATTTTGTGGAACATTCTTGAACATCCTGtaagagaaaatatatatttgtgctAGACAAACAgatgtatttatattcttaaattaaatgctataaaaattatttgattttttggATAAGGTACGTAGTACACAGGCTTAGTGATGATCATTTTTAATCTTCCTTGTATCTTTggattcaataaattaaatttcatcgGTTATGCCATAAATACGAAGTAATTTAAGTGAACATAGTATTTTTGGTCAAATTAGGATTCAGCGTCATTAGAAGTAAGTCGTGCTGAGGATCCGTCATTTTCAAAAACGTTTCTAAACTAGttctattttgttataaataataggataatatcttttgaaaataGTAACATTAGTGAACAGGAAAAGTATTCAGTTTCTTACTGCAAG
Proteins encoded in this region:
- the LOC116776370 gene encoding uncharacterized protein LOC116776370, with protein sequence MYKMAVNLVLFCLALFIVNVYSDILCETGFCERHIRQNPCAEPAPDCDLNNGTHSGIWLPSPTLCNCCKFCLPMYNKGAVCSIGGPGTGITVGRCGEGLTCDNTTRVCVRMKTKCHDAQDDYDAREARSQTGFTEVRPECDDKGKFLSYVCVPSQTCFCQSEDGERIFGEVANTGSVSMPCRCSRMFHKIQKTISNSVPYPVVTLRCTSDGNFNPVQCFDRKCHCVDKITGIKTGTEVIDLDEKAITDLPCYEADLDLFRPRNVSQRPFQYTTPCYESVNERRQLIDQSKKDGYNVDYFSSFTSINCLPDGTFGRTLINSNGTKVCINERNARIGNFEARINTPEYDDMDCKCAITSSLMSSSELPRCCSNGNFRPIQCRRGSCYCVDSDGRQEGMQTADISSLPCYTANWRNC